In a genomic window of Candidatus Bathyarchaeota archaeon:
- a CDS encoding branched-chain amino acid ABC transporter permease → MDITAPTILLTLVWGVAIGCVYILLATGLNIIFGVMKLVNFAHGQLLMIGAFLTWTISVSLGVNAYVAILISMLAVAILGVGVERFTFRRVLGTDKLNEIFVSLGLIYIFENVAMLLWSANSKQVVSPFYGLSVNLPNISITYDRVVAVVVVIATLAAFGLLMQKTKIGLAMRATSQRNTTAMLMGINVEKIYMFTFAIGAALAAVAGGLYGIIFSFDYQVGAMPTIIAFAIIIMGGLGSIKGAIVGGLLYGITEQLATLFFGGIWGSAVAFALLIVVLVIRPNGIFGEKGE, encoded by the coding sequence ATGGACATCACGGCACCGACAATACTGTTAACGTTAGTGTGGGGTGTCGCCATTGGCTGCGTCTATATTCTTTTGGCGACTGGACTCAACATAATTTTCGGCGTCATGAAACTTGTTAATTTCGCCCACGGACAGTTACTTATGATTGGCGCGTTCTTAACGTGGACCATCTCTGTTTCTTTAGGCGTCAACGCGTATGTGGCGATTTTGATATCGATGCTGGCAGTGGCTATTTTAGGGGTTGGGGTAGAAAGGTTCACTTTCCGACGGGTTTTAGGCACTGACAAACTTAACGAGATATTTGTGAGTTTAGGATTGATTTACATTTTTGAAAACGTCGCCATGCTTCTATGGAGCGCCAACTCCAAACAGGTTGTCAGCCCCTTCTATGGACTAAGCGTCAACTTACCAAACATATCCATAACCTACGACCGCGTAGTTGCGGTTGTAGTGGTAATTGCTACGTTAGCAGCATTTGGGTTGCTGATGCAGAAAACAAAAATCGGTTTAGCCATGCGAGCTACCAGCCAAAGAAACACCACCGCCATGCTCATGGGCATAAACGTAGAAAAAATCTACATGTTCACCTTTGCCATCGGCGCTGCACTCGCAGCCGTCGCAGGCGGACTTTACGGAATCATCTTCTCCTTTGACTATCAGGTTGGCGCCATGCCCACCATCATCGCGTTTGCAATCATCATTATGGGCGGTTTAGGAAGCATCAAAGGCGCCATCGTCGGCGGATTACTCTACGGCATCACGGAACAGTTAGCCACATTGTTCTTCGGCGGTATCTGGGGAAGCGCTGTTGCCTTTGCATTGCTGATTGTGGTTTTGGTAATTAGACCAAATGGAATATTTGGGGAAAAGGGAGAATAA
- a CDS encoding ABC transporter ATP-binding protein, whose amino-acid sequence MLNCVEVSKRFGGLQALKNVNLTINSGEIAGLVGPNGSGKSTLLNLISGVYKPDSGQILFLNEEISKLPPFKICAKGVTKTAQTVQSFPEMTAEQNVLTSVLFNEKKSVDKKDAVLRARELLEFVGLESEKFDVTAKNLNVVELRRIQLAKALATSPKLLLLDELLTGLTPRECDQAIALIKQINKQGVTVLMVEHVMRVIMGLCTRVIVLHHGEKICEGTPKQVCKDENVVNVYLGKRFLFGEDE is encoded by the coding sequence TTGCTCAATTGCGTCGAAGTCTCTAAACGCTTTGGTGGACTTCAAGCCCTAAAAAACGTAAACTTAACCATAAACAGCGGTGAAATCGCTGGGTTAGTTGGACCCAACGGGTCAGGCAAATCCACATTACTAAACCTCATAAGCGGCGTCTACAAACCAGATTCGGGACAAATCCTCTTCTTAAACGAAGAAATCTCCAAATTGCCGCCCTTCAAAATCTGCGCCAAAGGCGTCACCAAAACTGCTCAAACAGTCCAATCCTTTCCTGAAATGACCGCTGAACAAAACGTGTTAACCAGTGTACTCTTTAATGAGAAGAAATCTGTTGACAAAAAAGACGCCGTGCTGCGAGCAAGGGAACTACTAGAGTTTGTGGGTTTAGAAAGCGAAAAGTTTGATGTCACTGCAAAAAACCTAAACGTAGTCGAATTGCGGCGCATTCAGTTAGCTAAAGCTTTGGCAACCAGCCCTAAGCTGCTTTTGCTAGACGAGTTGCTCACGGGGTTGACGCCTAGGGAATGCGACCAAGCAATCGCGCTGATCAAACAAATCAACAAGCAAGGCGTCACGGTCCTTATGGTAGAACACGTCATGAGGGTCATCATGGGTTTATGCACTCGCGTGATTGTGCTGCATCATGGCGAAAAAATCTGCGAAGGCACCCCCAAACAAGTCTGCAAAGACGAGAATGTAGTGAACGTTTACTTGGGAAAACGGTTTTTGTTCGGAGAAGACGAGTAA
- a CDS encoding branched-chain amino acid ABC transporter permease has translation MKLKQTLMTFLRSRSFLYMLGFFAVLVLLPLFIQDNFFLTVLTLITIFAIYASSWNFLASSGQGSLGHALFLGIGGFAAAIIGSAVSTASLSMLGTTQMPVGALSVTILILSLVLGGFLSAGVGLLIGLACVRLKAWYLAMVTFGFSVIAATLSSQFDAVTRGINGFSTVTLVPKGFPFYVLVVAFALTSVSVMFLITQSRVGLAFKAIHGNEAEAKMIGINTAKYKLIAFVISTFFAGIAGGLYAYFIRLIDNSVFSPANSFLPLIMSVIGGLGTVAGPILGSIFLVSIQQTLALPGVVNNVNGALGPFFPDVSNVGPPLSWIVIGVILLLIVIFAPKGLISLLRKLYNQLESKPQPKEAKTQ, from the coding sequence ATGAAACTAAAACAGACGCTAATGACGTTTCTGCGGTCCCGAAGCTTCCTCTACATGTTAGGCTTTTTCGCAGTGCTTGTTCTGCTGCCCCTCTTTATCCAAGACAACTTCTTCTTAACCGTCCTTACCCTAATAACCATCTTTGCAATTTACGCATCAAGCTGGAACTTCCTAGCCAGTTCAGGGCAGGGCTCTCTTGGGCATGCCCTCTTTTTAGGCATCGGCGGCTTCGCAGCAGCCATCATCGGCAGCGCTGTCTCAACCGCATCTCTTTCCATGCTCGGCACAACACAGATGCCAGTAGGAGCCTTGTCAGTGACAATCCTGATTTTGTCGTTGGTGCTTGGCGGGTTTCTTTCTGCAGGAGTAGGCTTGTTGATTGGGTTAGCTTGTGTGCGCTTGAAGGCGTGGTATTTGGCTATGGTGACGTTTGGTTTCTCCGTGATAGCGGCAACATTATCCAGCCAGTTCGACGCAGTCACACGGGGTATAAACGGTTTTAGCACCGTCACCTTGGTTCCTAAAGGCTTTCCCTTCTACGTGTTAGTCGTCGCCTTCGCATTAACCTCCGTCTCAGTTATGTTTCTAATAACCCAATCACGCGTGGGATTAGCATTCAAAGCCATCCACGGAAACGAAGCCGAAGCAAAAATGATTGGCATAAACACCGCCAAATACAAACTCATAGCCTTTGTCATCAGCACATTTTTTGCGGGAATCGCAGGCGGATTATACGCCTACTTCATACGCCTCATCGACAACTCTGTATTTTCGCCCGCCAACTCGTTTTTGCCACTAATCATGAGTGTCATCGGCGGGTTAGGAACCGTCGCTGGACCCATCCTTGGCTCAATATTTCTGGTTTCCATCCAGCAGACCTTGGCGTTACCCGGCGTAGTCAATAACGTTAACGGCGCCTTAGGTCCATTCTTCCCAGACGTCAGCAACGTGGGTCCACCCCTAAGCTGGATAGTCATCGGCGTCATCTTACTGCTCATCGTGATTTTTGCGCCTAAAGGCTTAATTTCGCTGCTCCGAAAACTCTACAACCAACTTGAATCCAAACCTCAACCCAAAGAGGCAAAAACCCAATGA
- a CDS encoding ABC transporter substrate-binding protein — MQKKILALIVVVIIVVAAFAAWQFVPKAPSAEARNIKVGLVAPISGSPIGQDMERAANMAIDEINNAGGVYVSEWNTRVNFTLVIADTQNDAPTNAVTPVTRAVETDQVDLLIGGYGSAGTLANEKIAIDNKVPYIITGASNQLVTRRGPQGNYGGLPADSSDRVTDEEGMSYIFHYCTTTYHYSKTVVDFFANEMKPMVAPDRNFSLALLYRNDAFGKGVAEATKYWIQQENLPITLVSDRSYDTSTQNFQTDLTAVASTHPDAVFVVDNPDRSPLIIKQGWNDVGLKTVYIVVENNQDPAFYDLLGSVGDGQLMESKLDPFMSPSYSTIVGTYSEKFNELYGVMPGMMGADTYDAFYIAKDAIERAGTIDKVAVRTAIENTDMAQMLIQTTTGKIQFSTGVNYHEIDPITFIEQLQYDSSTSQLKSQIVWAPSGASNLKQTDFVLPDGYQAGQ; from the coding sequence TTGCAAAAGAAAATCTTAGCCCTGATAGTAGTAGTTATAATAGTCGTTGCAGCCTTCGCAGCTTGGCAATTTGTACCGAAAGCTCCCTCGGCAGAAGCAAGAAACATCAAAGTCGGCTTAGTTGCCCCCATTTCCGGTTCCCCCATCGGACAAGACATGGAACGTGCAGCTAACATGGCGATAGATGAAATCAACAATGCCGGCGGCGTCTATGTCTCAGAATGGAACACTAGAGTCAACTTTACCTTAGTAATCGCGGATACACAAAATGACGCTCCAACTAACGCTGTCACGCCCGTCACCAGAGCAGTTGAAACCGACCAAGTAGACTTGCTCATCGGCGGATACGGCAGCGCAGGCACATTAGCAAACGAAAAAATAGCCATCGACAACAAAGTGCCCTACATAATCACCGGCGCATCCAACCAGTTGGTTACCCGCAGAGGACCTCAAGGCAACTACGGCGGCCTCCCAGCAGACTCCTCTGACAGAGTCACCGATGAGGAAGGTATGAGTTACATATTCCACTACTGCACCACCACCTATCACTACAGCAAAACCGTTGTGGACTTTTTCGCTAACGAAATGAAGCCCATGGTTGCCCCCGACCGTAACTTCAGCTTAGCGCTTTTGTACCGAAATGACGCCTTTGGTAAGGGTGTTGCCGAAGCCACCAAATATTGGATACAGCAAGAAAACCTGCCAATAACGCTGGTATCAGACCGAAGCTATGACACATCAACTCAGAACTTCCAAACCGACCTCACCGCAGTTGCTTCAACGCATCCTGATGCAGTGTTCGTAGTTGACAACCCCGACCGCTCACCCCTCATAATCAAACAGGGATGGAACGATGTGGGCTTAAAGACAGTCTATATTGTGGTTGAAAACAACCAAGACCCTGCATTCTATGACCTTCTGGGAAGCGTCGGCGACGGACAACTGATGGAATCAAAACTTGACCCCTTCATGTCACCCTCGTATTCCACCATAGTAGGAACTTACTCTGAAAAGTTCAACGAACTCTACGGTGTGATGCCGGGTATGATGGGTGCAGACACCTATGACGCATTCTACATCGCTAAAGACGCCATCGAACGTGCAGGAACAATTGACAAAGTTGCAGTGCGGACAGCCATAGAAAACACCGACATGGCCCAGATGCTTATCCAAACAACCACCGGCAAAATACAATTCAGCACAGGCGTAAACTACCACGAAATCGACCCGATAACCTTCATAGAGCAACTTCAATATGACTCATCTACCAGCCAGTTGAAATCGCAGATTGTTTGGGCTCCATCAGGCGCAAGTAACCTCAAGCAGACAGACTTTGTTCTGCCAGACGGTTACCAAGCCGGTCAGTAG
- a CDS encoding phenylacetate--CoA ligase: MDGKYWNEKIETMPRQNIKEHQLKKLKEQVHHCYEHSSFYHKKFDEAGLKPGNIQTLDDLKKIPFTVKSDLRDNYPFGMVTVPSNEIVEIHASSGTTGNPIVGAYTKGDLEIWQELMARCIYTVGGRREDTMHISYGYGLFTGGFGFHYGAQKVGAKIIPASGGMTQRQIKLMKDLDATILSCTPSFAVYLAETMAQEGVVPKRDLKLRLGMFGAEPWSDKIRERIEHEMSIKAFDIYGLTELCGPGVSIECEEHAGLHIWEDHFIVETINPDTGESLPDGEEGELVFTTLTKKGLPMLRYRTRDISKLFTETCKCGRTHTRMKRISGRSDDMLIIRGVNVFPSQIEYAVMCFSELATQYLIVVDRPGALDTFAVKVELCDKASKDPAVDKNHLKGEIQKRIHIVTGISADVEIVNPGELPRTEGKAKRVLDLRKGKM, encoded by the coding sequence ATGGATGGCAAATACTGGAACGAAAAAATCGAAACTATGCCCAGACAAAACATCAAAGAGCATCAACTGAAAAAACTCAAAGAACAAGTCCATCATTGTTACGAGCATAGCAGTTTTTATCACAAAAAATTCGATGAAGCCGGCTTAAAACCAGGCAACATCCAAACTCTTGACGACCTCAAGAAAATTCCTTTCACAGTTAAAAGCGATTTACGTGACAACTACCCATTCGGCATGGTGACGGTTCCATCAAATGAAATCGTCGAAATCCACGCATCCAGCGGAACCACAGGCAACCCAATCGTAGGCGCCTACACCAAAGGCGACCTCGAAATATGGCAGGAACTTATGGCACGCTGCATCTACACAGTCGGCGGCAGACGCGAAGACACCATGCATATCTCCTACGGCTACGGCTTATTCACAGGCGGCTTCGGATTCCATTACGGCGCCCAAAAAGTGGGTGCAAAAATTATACCAGCAAGCGGCGGCATGACTCAGAGGCAAATCAAACTCATGAAAGATTTAGACGCCACCATCCTTTCCTGCACGCCTAGCTTCGCTGTTTACCTTGCCGAAACCATGGCACAGGAAGGAGTCGTGCCAAAAAGAGACCTTAAACTCAGACTGGGCATGTTCGGCGCTGAACCGTGGTCAGATAAAATCCGCGAGCGCATCGAGCATGAAATGAGCATCAAGGCGTTTGACATTTACGGTTTAACCGAACTTTGCGGTCCAGGCGTCTCCATCGAATGCGAAGAACATGCGGGGCTGCATATTTGGGAAGACCATTTCATTGTAGAAACTATCAACCCCGACACTGGCGAGTCTTTGCCTGATGGTGAAGAAGGCGAATTAGTCTTCACGACCCTCACCAAGAAGGGTTTGCCAATGCTGCGCTACAGAACCAGAGACATATCCAAGTTATTTACTGAAACATGTAAATGTGGCAGAACCCACACCCGCATGAAGCGCATCAGTGGCAGAAGCGATGATATGCTCATCATTAGAGGCGTCAACGTTTTCCCTTCACAAATAGAGTACGCTGTCATGTGCTTTAGTGAATTAGCCACTCAATACCTCATAGTGGTCGACCGACCAGGCGCACTTGACACGTTTGCAGTTAAAGTTGAATTATGCGACAAAGCCTCAAAGGACCCCGCAGTTGATAAAAACCACCTCAAGGGCGAAATTCAAAAACGTATTCACATAGTTACTGGAATAAGTGCGGATGTAGAAATCGTTAACCCTGGCGAGTTGCCGCGGACCGAGGGCAAAGCTAAGAGGGTTTTGGATTTACGCAAGGGTAAAATGTAA
- a CDS encoding ABC transporter ATP-binding protein: protein MLEIENLSAAYGMVQILRDVNFKVEEKEIVSIIGPNGAGKTTLVKAIMGFLKPQTGTVKFKGENISGLPTHQIVKKGVTMIPEGREIFPRMTVEENLLLGAYAIKDKVKVKETKEKVLEIFPVLKKKEKAAAQTLSGGEQQMLVICRSLMSNPQLLILDEPSLGLAPIIVEKVLDTVRTINEEGVTVLLVEQNIHDSLNVATRGYVLEEGKIILEGKSRELLSNSHIKEVYLGL from the coding sequence ATGTTGGAAATTGAGAATTTATCCGCAGCTTATGGCATGGTTCAGATTCTGCGCGACGTCAACTTTAAGGTAGAAGAAAAAGAAATAGTCAGCATCATCGGACCCAACGGCGCCGGCAAAACCACTTTGGTTAAAGCAATCATGGGCTTCTTAAAACCCCAAACGGGCACAGTCAAATTCAAAGGAGAAAACATCTCGGGTTTACCCACGCATCAAATCGTCAAAAAAGGCGTCACCATGATTCCCGAGGGTAGAGAAATCTTTCCCCGCATGACCGTGGAAGAAAACCTCTTACTAGGCGCTTACGCCATCAAAGACAAGGTGAAAGTTAAAGAAACCAAAGAGAAAGTTCTCGAAATCTTCCCCGTGCTCAAAAAGAAAGAGAAAGCAGCGGCGCAGACACTCAGCGGCGGTGAGCAACAGATGCTGGTTATATGCCGCAGTTTAATGTCTAATCCGCAACTGCTAATTTTGGATGAACCCTCTTTGGGGTTGGCGCCGATTATCGTTGAAAAAGTCCTTGACACTGTCCGCACCATAAACGAGGAAGGCGTAACGGTGCTTTTGGTGGAACAGAACATCCATGACAGCTTAAACGTGGCAACCCGCGGCTATGTTCTTGAAGAAGGAAAGATAATATTGGAAGGAAAGAGTAGGGAACTTTTATCTAATAGTCACATAAAAGAAGTGTATCTAGGCCTATAA
- a CDS encoding thiamine pyrophosphate-dependent enzyme: MTSKIAADKPGSYALLNGDEAVARGAVEASVKVAAAYPGTPSTEILEAIAEVSKDFNIYAEWSINEIVAVEVAVGASMTGLRTISSMKHVGLNVAADAVMTLAYTGVEGGMVIAVADDPALHSSQNEQDTRYFAIHSKLPLLDAGSPQEALDMAREAYEISERLHLPIILRLTTRVAHGKARVKLGHIQKLCRKADFDKKGSKWVMVPSNAIRQHRVLEGKLVEAKKLAETSQFNIMEENNCEIGIVGSGVGYYYARSVLDTKKFSWLKLGFVHPFPADLIKTFASKVKKLIVIEELRPYIEENLLRLKLDVIGKAELGLEEIGELTPDLVRAAFAKLELTDKPETPQKIDLPPRPPALCPGCPHRAFYYALNMVNQSIQCDDQKCVGCEICEYACSFEKEGAFNPHKSRIRTVRVNLINNTAVTCKSCQNAPCVAACPEEALSQSKQTGTIKVDEAKCKGCNWCVEACQYGALTLHPTTHKPLICDVCGGDPKCIPACPESALSLKPKSDDKIVTGDIGCYTLGVLPPVTAVQSCLCMGAGISQAAGMVHAGVRDKVFSVIGDSTFFHGGMPGLLNIVYNKANVCVVVLDNTVVAMTGHQPTPGSGKTVTGTETKIINIEDIARAVGVEKVITVDPYDIKTTTAALREIIDYQGPAVLISKRPCPLLIERGKPREVQTDCSGCEVCTKSFGCPAISQKDGKAEIDTTLCAGCGVCEAVCPYDAIGRKDQ; encoded by the coding sequence ATGACTTCCAAGATTGCAGCTGATAAGCCTGGCAGTTACGCCTTGCTTAACGGCGATGAGGCAGTTGCACGTGGAGCAGTAGAAGCATCCGTGAAGGTTGCCGCTGCTTACCCAGGCACGCCTTCCACTGAAATTTTGGAAGCCATTGCTGAAGTTTCTAAAGATTTTAACATCTACGCAGAATGGAGCATAAACGAAATCGTTGCCGTTGAAGTCGCGGTTGGTGCTTCGATGACGGGTTTACGCACCATTAGCAGCATGAAGCATGTTGGACTAAACGTGGCAGCAGACGCCGTGATGACGTTGGCGTACACGGGCGTCGAAGGCGGAATGGTCATAGCAGTCGCTGACGACCCCGCCTTACACAGCAGCCAAAACGAACAAGACACCCGCTACTTCGCCATCCACTCCAAACTGCCACTGCTTGACGCTGGCAGTCCACAAGAAGCACTGGACATGGCCAGGGAAGCCTACGAAATCAGCGAACGACTACACCTCCCCATCATCCTGCGACTAACAACCCGAGTTGCCCACGGCAAAGCACGCGTGAAGCTGGGTCACATACAAAAGCTCTGCAGAAAAGCTGACTTTGACAAGAAAGGCTCCAAATGGGTCATGGTTCCATCGAATGCCATCCGCCAACACAGAGTTCTGGAAGGCAAATTAGTAGAGGCAAAAAAGCTTGCCGAGACTTCTCAGTTTAACATAATGGAAGAGAATAACTGCGAGATAGGCATCGTGGGCAGTGGAGTCGGCTACTATTATGCTCGCTCTGTTTTAGACACCAAAAAGTTCTCGTGGCTCAAACTGGGCTTCGTCCACCCCTTCCCCGCGGACCTCATCAAAACGTTCGCATCCAAAGTCAAGAAACTTATAGTAATCGAAGAACTCAGACCCTACATAGAAGAAAACCTGCTGCGCCTAAAACTCGACGTAATAGGCAAAGCAGAGTTAGGTTTAGAGGAGATAGGCGAGTTAACCCCTGACTTAGTCAGAGCAGCCTTCGCCAAACTGGAATTAACCGATAAACCCGAAACGCCCCAAAAAATCGATTTACCCCCTCGCCCCCCAGCGCTATGCCCAGGATGCCCACACAGAGCATTCTACTATGCCCTAAACATGGTTAACCAGTCAATACAATGCGACGACCAAAAATGCGTAGGCTGCGAAATCTGTGAATACGCCTGCTCCTTTGAAAAAGAGGGCGCATTTAACCCTCACAAATCAAGGATACGCACGGTACGAGTGAACCTGATAAACAATACCGCAGTAACATGCAAATCATGCCAAAACGCGCCCTGCGTCGCCGCCTGCCCCGAAGAAGCCCTCTCACAGTCCAAGCAGACGGGCACAATCAAAGTTGACGAAGCCAAATGCAAAGGCTGCAACTGGTGCGTAGAAGCATGCCAGTACGGCGCATTAACACTACATCCCACAACTCATAAACCGCTTATCTGCGATGTATGCGGAGGCGACCCCAAATGCATCCCAGCCTGCCCAGAGAGCGCACTTAGCTTAAAGCCGAAATCAGATGACAAAATCGTTACAGGCGACATCGGCTGCTACACGCTAGGCGTATTGCCTCCAGTCACCGCGGTTCAAAGCTGCCTGTGCATGGGCGCAGGAATCTCGCAGGCGGCAGGAATGGTCCACGCCGGCGTGAGGGACAAAGTTTTCTCAGTTATTGGCGACTCAACCTTCTTCCATGGAGGAATGCCAGGGTTGCTAAACATCGTCTACAACAAAGCCAACGTCTGCGTAGTCGTCCTCGACAACACGGTTGTAGCTATGACGGGGCACCAACCAACACCGGGTTCAGGAAAAACCGTGACTGGCACAGAAACAAAAATAATAAACATAGAGGACATCGCCCGCGCTGTAGGCGTAGAAAAAGTCATCACAGTAGACCCCTATGACATAAAAACCACAACCGCAGCGCTAAGAGAAATCATCGATTACCAAGGACCAGCCGTGCTGATTTCTAAGCGTCCGTGCCCCCTACTAATCGAGCGGGGTAAGCCACGAGAAGTCCAGACGGATTGCAGCGGCTGTGAAGTCTGCACAAAATCCTTCGGTTGCCCAGCCATTTCACAAAAGGATGGAAAAGCAGAAATTGACACCACACTTTGCGCGGGATGCGGAGTATGCGAAGCTGTGTGTCCATATGACGCAATCGGGAGGAAAGACCAGTGA
- a CDS encoding acetolactate synthase, whose protein sequence is MPVPQVSVFLDNRPGSLFEAMSQLDKNKIKIYALSIADAGEFGLIRLITEDPQKTAKFLEAADFNLAKSKKNTEVTALFVSKQDSLSKITKILCDGGINIEYAYSSAVHVDGKVALILRPSNVETAEHLLADNGVVVLSLDQIAQNFL, encoded by the coding sequence GTGCCTGTCCCTCAAGTCAGTGTATTCCTTGACAATCGACCCGGCTCCCTCTTTGAAGCCATGTCGCAGCTAGACAAAAACAAAATCAAAATTTATGCGCTTTCCATTGCCGACGCAGGCGAATTCGGCTTAATCCGCCTTATAACTGAAGATCCACAAAAAACCGCGAAATTCTTGGAGGCTGCCGATTTCAATCTTGCAAAATCCAAGAAAAACACTGAAGTCACTGCATTATTCGTTTCTAAACAGGACAGTTTATCTAAAATCACCAAAATTTTATGTGATGGGGGCATAAACATTGAATATGCTTATTCCTCTGCGGTGCATGTGGATGGAAAAGTGGCCTTGATTTTGCGACCAAGCAACGTGGAGACCGCTGAGCATCTACTAGCTGATAACGGCGTGGTTGTGTTGTCGCTGGATCAAATTGCCCAGAATTTCCTGTAA
- a CDS encoding indolepyruvate oxidoreductase subunit beta, producing MKLDLVFSGVGGQGVVVLSDIYCEAAMLEGFDVAKAEIHGMAQRGGSIVAFARIGEKVESPLIETGKADAIVGFEILETTRSLPMLKNGGTVIVNEKLIQPSCLPRGVKPKSKQELLTLLNEKALVHEVDGIGIAKSLGNTLVVNTVLLGALSALPEIPVKVKSFEQAIAGKLKEKYISLNLKAFQLGRQSVLKS from the coding sequence GTGAAGCTAGATTTAGTCTTTAGCGGAGTTGGAGGTCAAGGGGTTGTAGTGTTGAGTGATATCTACTGTGAAGCGGCTATGCTTGAGGGGTTTGATGTGGCTAAAGCTGAAATTCACGGTATGGCTCAAAGAGGAGGATCCATCGTGGCGTTTGCTCGAATTGGCGAAAAAGTCGAGTCACCCCTGATTGAAACAGGAAAAGCCGATGCAATTGTGGGATTCGAAATCTTAGAGACCACCCGTTCTCTGCCTATGCTAAAGAACGGCGGCACAGTCATCGTTAACGAGAAGCTTATTCAGCCCAGCTGTTTGCCCCGAGGTGTAAAACCCAAAAGCAAACAGGAACTGCTAACGTTGCTAAATGAAAAGGCACTGGTTCATGAAGTAGACGGCATAGGCATCGCCAAATCTCTTGGCAACACGTTGGTTGTTAACACGGTTCTTTTGGGGGCGTTGTCGGCTTTGCCAGAAATTCCAGTGAAGGTAAAATCGTTTGAGCAAGCCATAGCAGGCAAACTTAAGGAAAAATACATCAGCCTCAACCTTAAAGCGTTCCAGCTTGGCCGGCAAAGCGTGCTTAAGAGTTAA